In the Paraburkholderia acidisoli genome, one interval contains:
- a CDS encoding helix-turn-helix domain-containing protein gives MESFRAIGERLKWHRQQMKMTADEVAEAIGVSRALLHRYESGNIVKLETLEKFARVYGMSPSTLLGLGAEYLTDGFRFFERVASLEEKADRVSVVFGPLIYVLSSPGYDRSLARSLHDPQDLDPLTPEEGKRLLQVLERRKAIFRFRQPAMVNIVPLSSIERYLANGLAVTADKPYAERAELRREAAREISHMADLIVSPPMHVQIGLTTQPLPTSGYQIIHADGRRYLVNSPFRIGQPTNLRYGVGTITEDPEALDKHDHLTNTLWQTSLKGAQAEHELRRLIKKYSD, from the coding sequence ATGGAAAGTTTCCGCGCCATCGGCGAACGCCTGAAATGGCATCGCCAGCAGATGAAAATGACGGCCGACGAAGTGGCCGAAGCGATCGGCGTGTCGCGGGCGTTATTGCACCGCTACGAGTCGGGCAACATCGTCAAGCTCGAGACGCTGGAGAAGTTCGCGCGCGTGTACGGCATGTCGCCGAGCACGCTGCTGGGTCTGGGCGCGGAATATCTGACCGACGGCTTCCGGTTCTTCGAGCGGGTCGCCAGTCTGGAGGAGAAGGCGGACCGCGTGTCGGTCGTGTTCGGCCCGCTGATCTACGTGCTGAGCTCGCCGGGCTACGACCGCTCGCTCGCCCGCAGCCTGCACGATCCGCAGGATCTCGACCCGCTCACGCCCGAGGAGGGCAAGCGGCTCCTGCAGGTGCTGGAGCGGCGCAAGGCGATCTTCCGGTTCCGGCAGCCGGCAATGGTCAATATCGTGCCGCTGAGCAGCATCGAGCGCTATCTGGCGAACGGCCTGGCCGTGACCGCCGACAAGCCGTATGCGGAGCGCGCCGAACTTCGCCGCGAGGCCGCGCGCGAGATCAGCCACATGGCGGACCTGATCGTTTCGCCGCCCATGCACGTGCAGATCGGCCTGACGACGCAGCCCTTGCCGACATCGGGCTATCAGATCATTCATGCGGACGGCCGCCGCTATCTCGTGAACAGCCCGTTCCGGATCGGCCAGCCGACCAATTTGCGCTACGGCGTGGGCACCATCACCGAAGACCCGGAAGCGCTCGACAAGCACGACCATCTGACCAATACGTTGTGGCAGACGTCGCTCAAGGGTGCCCAGGCGGAGCACGAACTACGCCGGCTGATCAAGAAGTACTCGGACTGA
- a CDS encoding alpha/beta fold hydrolase, producing the protein MPIIRLDGARVHYTDSGGTGRPVIFLHGGFGSSSELWQRTVDALPPGFRGLAIDNFLRSDAPPDGFTIEALARRVAAFIDRLELDKPIVVGHSMGGVVTQMTAVRYQEKLGGIVLVCTGPSMTNHALGRALLAQLENDGIETMREISAHWFRELPQPFFEGYVERAKAAPLSAMIDIQASLIETDMRPHLPGVKLPALVVWGAHDAGRTMEHMHRLLEGLANSKLAEMTESGHSPMLETPAAFDEAFHAFLKSIPESAR; encoded by the coding sequence ATGCCCATCATCCGACTCGACGGCGCCCGCGTTCACTACACGGACAGCGGCGGCACCGGCCGCCCGGTCATCTTCCTTCACGGCGGCTTCGGCAGTTCGTCGGAACTCTGGCAGCGCACGGTCGACGCGCTGCCGCCCGGTTTCCGCGGCCTCGCCATCGACAACTTCCTGCGCTCCGACGCGCCGCCCGACGGCTTCACGATCGAAGCGCTCGCGCGCCGCGTGGCCGCCTTCATCGACCGGCTCGAACTGGACAAGCCGATCGTGGTCGGCCATTCGATGGGCGGCGTCGTCACGCAGATGACCGCGGTGCGCTACCAGGAAAAGCTCGGCGGCATCGTGCTGGTCTGCACCGGCCCTTCGATGACCAATCACGCGCTCGGCCGCGCCCTGCTCGCGCAACTCGAAAACGACGGCATCGAAACGATGCGCGAGATCAGCGCTCACTGGTTCCGCGAACTGCCCCAGCCGTTCTTCGAAGGCTACGTGGAGCGCGCCAAGGCCGCGCCGCTCTCGGCCATGATCGACATCCAGGCGTCGCTGATCGAAACCGACATGCGTCCGCATCTGCCGGGCGTGAAGCTGCCGGCGCTCGTGGTGTGGGGCGCGCACGACGCGGGCCGCACGATGGAACACATGCACCGCCTGCTCGAAGGGCTCGCCAACAGCAAGCTCGCCGAGATGACCGAGAGCGGTCACTCGCCCATGCTGGAAACCCCTGCCGCGTTCGACGAGGCGTTCCACGCCTTCCTGAAGTCCATTCCGGAGTCCGCACGATGA
- a CDS encoding transporter substrate-binding domain-containing protein produces MSLSTSLKRRVSAAVLSIAGLSAVLGLASNAQADTLGDIKKAGVIRVAVPQDYAPFGSAGSDMQLHGYDVEVAKLTAAALHVKLEIVPVTMANKIPYLLTNKVDLVLNLGKNPQRAEVIDFTAPYAPYYTAIFGPQAEALPDVGALKGKKIGVVTGSQEDLFITKNAPAGTLFSRYQDNSSAVAGFLSGQTEFLATGNIVGAKLLADNPQKHFAQKLLLMDSPVCAAVRKGDAPMLEAVNAIFAAQKSSGQLDTLSRQWLKQPLDVKP; encoded by the coding sequence ATGAGTCTCTCCACCTCCCTCAAGCGCCGCGTGAGCGCGGCAGTGTTGTCGATCGCCGGCCTGAGCGCCGTGCTGGGCCTCGCGTCGAACGCGCAGGCCGACACGCTCGGCGACATTAAAAAGGCGGGCGTGATTCGCGTGGCGGTGCCGCAGGACTACGCACCGTTCGGCTCGGCCGGCAGCGACATGCAACTGCATGGCTATGACGTCGAAGTCGCGAAACTGACCGCGGCCGCGCTGCACGTGAAGCTGGAAATCGTGCCGGTGACGATGGCCAACAAGATCCCGTACCTGCTGACGAACAAGGTGGATCTCGTCCTCAATCTCGGCAAGAATCCGCAGCGCGCCGAGGTGATCGATTTCACCGCGCCGTACGCGCCTTACTACACGGCCATATTCGGCCCGCAAGCCGAGGCGCTGCCGGACGTGGGCGCGTTGAAGGGCAAGAAGATCGGCGTCGTGACGGGCTCGCAGGAAGACCTCTTCATCACGAAGAATGCGCCGGCCGGCACGTTGTTCTCGCGCTACCAAGACAACAGCTCGGCGGTGGCGGGTTTCCTGTCGGGGCAGACCGAATTCCTCGCCACGGGCAACATCGTGGGTGCGAAGCTGCTGGCCGATAACCCGCAGAAGCACTTCGCGCAGAAGCTGCTGCTCATGGATTCGCCGGTCTGCGCCGCGGTTCGCAAAGGCGATGCGCCCATGCTCGAAGCCGTCAACGCCATCTTTGCCGCGCAGAAGTCCAGCGGCCAGCTCGACACGCTGTCGCGCCAGTGGCTCAAGCAGCCGCTCGACGTGAAGCCCTGA
- a CDS encoding amino acid ABC transporter permease: MSYQFDFGAIAPYLPLLAQGVATTLAVSVAGGFGGFVLSIAGAWMHAEGRPWARMATRAYVEIFRNTPFLIQLFFIFFGLPQLHVKLDAIEASLLAVTVNFGAYGTEILRSAMAATPRGQHEAGASLAMTRFQIFRYVLLRPALQKVWPALTSQFIIMMLTTSVCSQITLNDISHAADFIQGRTFRAFETYASATLTYLLLAIVLRHALHAIGKRFVIARITPRSPGQPARRIAARATHPAR, translated from the coding sequence ATGTCCTATCAATTCGATTTCGGCGCAATCGCGCCGTATCTGCCCCTGCTCGCCCAAGGCGTGGCGACGACGCTGGCCGTCAGCGTCGCCGGCGGTTTCGGCGGATTCGTGCTGAGCATCGCCGGTGCGTGGATGCATGCGGAAGGCAGGCCCTGGGCCCGGATGGCGACGCGCGCGTATGTGGAAATCTTTCGCAACACGCCGTTCCTGATTCAACTGTTCTTCATCTTCTTCGGCCTGCCGCAACTGCACGTGAAACTCGACGCGATCGAAGCCTCGCTGCTCGCGGTCACCGTCAACTTCGGCGCCTATGGCACCGAAATCTTGCGCAGCGCCATGGCGGCGACGCCGCGCGGTCAGCATGAAGCCGGCGCGAGTCTCGCCATGACGCGCTTCCAGATCTTCCGTTACGTGCTGCTGCGACCCGCGTTGCAGAAGGTCTGGCCGGCCCTCACGAGCCAGTTCATCATCATGATGCTCACGACCTCCGTGTGCTCGCAGATCACCTTGAACGACATTTCGCACGCCGCGGACTTCATTCAGGGCCGCACGTTCCGCGCGTTCGAAACCTACGCGAGCGCCACGCTCACATATTTGCTGCTCGCCATCGTCTTGCGCCATGCGCTGCACGCGATCGGCAAACGCTTCGTGATCGCACGTATCACGCCGCGCTCGCCCGGGCAGCCGGCGCGCCGCATCGCGGCCCGCGCAACCCACCCGGCGAGGTAA
- a CDS encoding amino acid ABC transporter ATP-binding protein has protein sequence MPLIAIDRITKRFGENEVLKGIDLNIGQGEVISLIGRSGSGKSTLLRCINGLETIDGGTIDVAGTRLSADAAALRQLRLEVGMIFQQFNLFPHLTVGRNVMLAPMIVQGMKPAQAREQAALQLERVGLASKFDAYPDQLSGGQQQRVAIARALCMSPKALLCDEITSALDPELVQEVLAVVKQLAAGGMTLVMVTHEMRFAREVCDRVVFLHQGRIHESGSPDALFNRPQTDELRQFLAAAHQA, from the coding sequence ATGCCCCTTATCGCAATTGACCGGATCACGAAGCGCTTCGGCGAAAACGAAGTGCTCAAAGGCATCGATCTGAATATCGGCCAGGGCGAAGTCATTTCGCTGATCGGCAGAAGCGGCTCGGGCAAGAGCACGCTCCTGCGCTGCATCAACGGACTGGAAACGATCGACGGCGGCACGATCGACGTCGCGGGCACACGCCTGTCCGCCGACGCGGCGGCGCTCAGGCAACTGCGGCTCGAAGTCGGCATGATCTTCCAGCAGTTCAACCTGTTTCCACATCTCACCGTGGGGCGCAACGTGATGCTCGCACCGATGATCGTGCAAGGCATGAAGCCCGCGCAGGCGCGCGAACAGGCGGCGCTTCAGCTGGAACGTGTCGGCCTCGCCAGCAAGTTCGACGCGTATCCGGATCAACTGTCCGGCGGGCAGCAGCAGCGCGTGGCGATTGCGCGCGCGCTGTGCATGTCGCCCAAAGCCTTGTTGTGCGACGAGATCACCTCGGCGCTCGACCCGGAACTCGTGCAGGAAGTGCTCGCCGTGGTGAAGCAACTCGCGGCGGGCGGCATGACGCTCGTGATGGTCACGCACGAAATGCGATTCGCGCGCGAGGTCTGCGATCGCGTGGTTTTCCTGCATCAGGGACGCATACACGAAAGCGGTTCGCCCGACGCGCTCTTCAACCGCCCCCAGACCGACGAACTGCGCCAGTTCCTCGCGGCGGCCCATCAAGCCTAG
- a CDS encoding Zn-dependent hydrolase produces the protein MKATAHYAHIAQALFDSVRAATAGRLGVTRDSYGAGESRGIGVLTQFAQQQGIATQVDRAGNVTFSLADDTRDRPVLCGSHLDSVPEGGNFDGLAGVVAGLLCLMRQRDEGRRGAHPLHVLALRGEESAWFGKAYLGSSALFGRLPRALLDARHRSTGATLAACMREVGADVEAIAAGEVLLDANHAAGYIELHIEQGALLDDAQQSVAIVPSIRGNVRYRNVRCIGEPGHSGAVPRERRHDAVFAAAHVVGALDEYWKQELAQGADLVITCGVFGTRAEEHAISRIPGEVDFSFEARSADPQVLTRVLDVFERTLADTTASHGVRFETGTLLQTAPATMDAGWIALLEQNARALNLSAPRLPSGAGHDAAMFAEAGIRSAMIFVRNQHGSHNPDESMRLVDFMDGVELLYESLDAFV, from the coding sequence ATGAAAGCAACGGCTCATTACGCGCACATCGCGCAAGCGCTTTTCGACTCGGTGCGCGCGGCAACGGCCGGACGGCTCGGCGTGACGCGCGACTCGTACGGCGCCGGTGAAAGCCGCGGGATCGGCGTGCTGACGCAGTTCGCCCAGCAGCAAGGTATCGCGACACAGGTCGATCGCGCGGGCAACGTCACTTTCTCGCTCGCCGACGACACGCGCGATCGACCCGTGTTGTGCGGATCGCACCTGGACTCCGTGCCCGAGGGCGGCAATTTCGACGGCCTCGCGGGCGTGGTCGCCGGCCTGCTCTGTCTGATGCGGCAGCGCGACGAGGGACGGCGCGGCGCGCATCCGCTCCATGTGCTGGCATTGCGCGGCGAGGAAAGCGCGTGGTTCGGCAAAGCGTATCTCGGTTCGAGCGCCCTCTTCGGCCGCCTGCCGCGAGCGCTGCTGGATGCGCGCCATCGCTCGACGGGTGCGACGCTCGCCGCCTGCATGCGCGAAGTCGGTGCCGACGTCGAAGCCATTGCCGCCGGCGAGGTCCTGCTCGACGCGAATCACGCGGCCGGTTACATCGAACTGCATATCGAGCAGGGCGCGTTGCTCGACGACGCACAGCAGTCCGTCGCCATCGTGCCGTCGATCCGCGGCAACGTGCGCTACCGCAACGTACGCTGCATCGGCGAGCCGGGCCATTCGGGCGCCGTGCCGCGCGAGCGCCGCCACGATGCGGTCTTCGCGGCCGCCCACGTGGTCGGCGCACTCGACGAGTACTGGAAGCAGGAACTCGCTCAGGGCGCCGACCTCGTGATCACCTGCGGCGTGTTCGGCACGCGCGCGGAAGAACACGCGATTTCACGCATTCCCGGCGAAGTCGACTTCAGCTTCGAGGCCCGCAGCGCCGACCCGCAAGTGCTGACACGCGTGCTCGACGTCTTCGAACGGACGCTGGCCGACACCACCGCCTCGCATGGCGTGCGGTTCGAAACGGGCACGCTGTTGCAGACCGCGCCCGCAACGATGGATGCAGGCTGGATCGCGTTGCTCGAGCAAAATGCCCGCGCATTGAATCTGAGCGCGCCGCGTTTGCCCAGTGGTGCGGGGCACGACGCCGCGATGTTCGCCGAAGCGGGCATTCGCAGCGCGATGATCTTCGTTCGGAACCAGCATGGTTCGCACAATCCCGACGAGTCGATGCGTCTCGTCGATTTCATGGACGGCGTCGAGTTGCTGTACGAAAGCCTCGATGCGTTCGTCTGA
- a CDS encoding MFS transporter — protein sequence MTQLEKRATFSLAAIFALRMLGLFMIMPVFSVYAKTVPGGDNLLLVGIALGAYGVTQSLLYIFYGWVSDRIGRKPVIATGLVIFAIGSFVAAGAHDMVWIIVGRVIQGMGAVSSAVLAFIADLTSEEHRTKAMAMVGGSIGMSFAVAIVGAPIVFHWLGMSGLFALVGVFSILAVGVVIWVVPDAPSKPVHVRAPFAEVLHNVELLRLNFGVLVLHATQTALFLVVPRLLVDAGLPVASHWKVYLPVMGLSFVLMVPAIIAAEKRGKMKAVVVSAIALILIGQLLLGSLAHTLAIVAAVLFVYFLGFNILEASQPSLVSKLAPGNRKGAATGVYNTTQSLGLALGGVVGGWLLKHDGASTVFYACSGLVLCWLIIAANMKVPLKRASSSLPSPSP from the coding sequence ATGACACAACTCGAAAAGCGCGCGACGTTCTCGCTCGCCGCGATCTTCGCGCTGCGCATGCTGGGCCTCTTCATGATCATGCCGGTGTTTTCGGTCTACGCGAAAACCGTTCCCGGCGGCGACAACCTGCTGCTCGTCGGCATCGCGCTCGGCGCGTACGGCGTCACGCAGTCACTCCTGTACATCTTCTACGGCTGGGTCTCCGACCGCATTGGCCGCAAACCGGTGATCGCCACGGGCCTCGTGATCTTCGCCATCGGCAGCTTCGTGGCCGCGGGCGCGCACGACATGGTGTGGATCATCGTCGGGCGCGTCATTCAGGGCATGGGCGCGGTCTCGTCGGCGGTGCTCGCGTTCATCGCCGACCTGACTTCCGAGGAGCATCGCACCAAGGCCATGGCGATGGTGGGCGGCTCGATCGGCATGTCGTTCGCCGTGGCCATCGTGGGCGCGCCCATCGTGTTCCACTGGCTCGGCATGAGCGGCCTGTTCGCGCTGGTCGGCGTGTTCTCGATCCTGGCCGTGGGCGTGGTGATCTGGGTCGTCCCCGACGCGCCCAGCAAACCCGTGCACGTGCGCGCGCCGTTCGCCGAGGTGCTGCACAACGTCGAGCTGCTGCGCCTGAACTTCGGCGTGCTCGTGCTGCATGCCACGCAAACCGCGCTGTTTTTGGTGGTGCCGCGCCTGCTCGTCGACGCCGGTCTGCCGGTGGCCTCGCACTGGAAGGTGTATCTGCCGGTCATGGGCCTCTCGTTCGTGCTGATGGTGCCCGCCATCATCGCCGCGGAGAAGCGCGGCAAGATGAAGGCCGTGGTGGTCTCGGCAATCGCGCTTATCCTGATCGGCCAGTTGTTGCTCGGCTCGCTCGCGCATACATTGGCAATCGTGGCGGCGGTGCTGTTCGTGTACTTCCTCGGTTTCAACATCCTGGAGGCGTCGCAGCCCTCGCTCGTCTCGAAGCTCGCGCCGGGCAACCGCAAGGGCGCGGCCACGGGCGTGTACAACACCACGCAGTCGCTCGGGCTCGCGCTCGGCGGCGTGGTGGGCGGCTGGCTGCTCAAGCACGACGGCGCCAGTACCGTGTTTTACGCGTGTTCGGGGCTCGTATTGTGCTGGCTTATCATCGCGGCCAATATGAAGGTGCCGCTCAAGCGCGCCTCGTCGTCATTGCCGTCGCCGTCGCCTTGA
- a CDS encoding mechanosensitive ion channel family protein: MSLNAIPLAPLIALVLLFAAAAIVGIVVHFLLFRVVARVARRTTTRIDDALFEFGAFRWLGRLAPVVVVKIGIGLVPNLPASIADTIDKIAFAIIVLCVALTLGATLSAIEHVYRLTHQEQPRVSLKGAMQLVKLILFITAALVIIGDVTGKQIGLLLSGIGAMSAVLMLIFKDTLLGLVAGIQLSSNDMLRIGDWITMPGAGADGTVTDITLNTVKVANFDHTIITIPTWKLITESYQNWRGMSEAGGRRIKRALRIDATSVRFLEAEELARLERLTMLREYLAGKRAVLQQHNLALASAGSAPGNLRRLTNLGTFRGYVARYLETHPLVHREMTCMVRQLPADAEGVPIELYCFTTTTSWAEYETIQADLFDHLIAMLPEFGLRVYQRPTGFDLQSGLAVSREA, encoded by the coding sequence ATGTCCCTCAACGCCATACCGCTCGCCCCGCTGATCGCCCTCGTACTGCTGTTCGCCGCCGCCGCGATTGTCGGCATCGTCGTCCACTTCCTGCTCTTTCGCGTGGTCGCCCGTGTCGCTCGCCGCACTACGACGCGTATCGACGACGCCCTCTTCGAATTCGGCGCATTCCGCTGGCTCGGCCGGCTCGCGCCCGTCGTCGTCGTCAAGATCGGCATCGGGCTCGTGCCCAATCTGCCCGCGTCGATCGCCGACACCATCGACAAGATCGCTTTCGCGATCATCGTGCTGTGCGTCGCGCTCACGCTCGGCGCGACGCTTTCCGCTATCGAGCACGTTTACCGCCTCACGCATCAGGAGCAGCCGCGCGTCTCGCTCAAAGGCGCCATGCAACTCGTCAAGCTGATCCTGTTCATCACGGCGGCGCTCGTCATCATCGGCGACGTGACGGGCAAGCAGATCGGCCTGCTGCTCTCTGGAATCGGCGCGATGTCGGCGGTGCTGATGCTGATTTTCAAGGACACGCTGCTAGGGCTCGTCGCGGGCATCCAGCTGTCGTCGAACGACATGCTGCGCATCGGCGACTGGATCACGATGCCGGGCGCGGGCGCCGACGGCACCGTCACGGATATCACGCTGAACACCGTGAAGGTCGCGAACTTCGACCATACGATCATCACCATTCCCACCTGGAAGCTGATCACCGAGAGCTACCAGAACTGGCGCGGCATGAGCGAAGCGGGCGGCCGGCGCATCAAGCGCGCCCTGCGTATCGACGCCACCAGCGTTCGTTTTCTCGAGGCCGAGGAGCTCGCGCGCCTCGAACGTCTCACGATGCTGCGCGAGTATCTCGCGGGCAAGCGGGCGGTCTTGCAGCAGCACAACCTCGCGCTCGCCAGCGCCGGCAGTGCGCCCGGCAATCTGCGCCGTCTCACGAATCTGGGCACGTTTCGCGGCTACGTCGCCCGATACCTGGAAACGCATCCCCTCGTTCATCGCGAGATGACGTGCATGGTGCGCCAGTTGCCGGCCGATGCCGAAGGCGTACCGATCGAGCTGTATTGCTTCACGACCACGACGAGCTGGGCCGAATACGAAACCATCCAGGCGGATCTGTTCGATCACCTGATCGCGATGCTGCCGGAGTTCGGCTTGCGCGTGTACCAGCGGCCAACGGGGTTCGACCTGCAATCCGGCCTCGCGGTATCACGCGAAGCTTGA
- a CDS encoding GntR family transcriptional regulator: MSEQIKRVVKRSTMQESIYAQLRTSLMQGRFEPGTQLTVASLADGFGSSAMPVREALRQLVVENGLIALANGTIQVPEVSKARLLDLCNARIALEGRATEMAAERVDDASIRRLKRLIGEHELAIQHDGIHESLVKNQEFHFLIYQLSGSAVLPQLIETVWLQCGPYMRVITQEVERNETVPYNTAGTDLHHVVVAAMERHDAAAAREAMERDIRLSFDFLLDILERRDSTVSL; this comes from the coding sequence ATGAGCGAACAGATCAAGCGCGTGGTGAAGCGCTCGACGATGCAGGAGTCGATCTACGCCCAGCTGCGCACCTCGCTGATGCAGGGGCGCTTCGAGCCGGGCACGCAGTTGACGGTGGCCTCGCTGGCCGACGGCTTCGGTTCCAGCGCGATGCCGGTGCGCGAGGCGCTGCGCCAGCTTGTCGTCGAAAACGGTTTGATCGCGCTGGCCAATGGCACGATCCAGGTGCCCGAAGTGAGCAAGGCGCGGCTGCTCGACCTCTGCAACGCGCGCATCGCGCTCGAAGGCCGCGCAACGGAAATGGCCGCCGAGCGCGTGGACGACGCCTCGATCCGCCGCCTCAAGCGCTTGATTGGCGAGCACGAACTGGCCATCCAGCACGACGGCATTCACGAAAGCCTCGTGAAGAATCAGGAATTCCACTTCCTGATTTATCAGCTCTCGGGTTCGGCGGTGCTGCCGCAACTGATCGAAACGGTATGGCTTCAATGCGGTCCGTACATGCGTGTGATCACGCAGGAAGTGGAGCGCAACGAAACCGTGCCGTACAACACGGCCGGCACGGACCTTCATCACGTGGTGGTCGCGGCGATGGAGCGTCACGACGCGGCGGCGGCGCGCGAAGCGATGGAGCGCGACATTCGTCTCTCGTTCGATTTCCTGCTCGACATTCTCGAGCGCCGCGATTCGACCGTCAGCCTCTGA
- a CDS encoding porin, with protein MSRRFLSRPPSPRRRLAAACLSACVALGAGAAHAQSAVTLYGIVDAGIGYVSNVGGKTQVLATNSIMQANRLGFRGSEDLGGGTKAIFTLENGYSTTTGALGQGGKLFGRQAFVGLKDDRYGTLTLGNQYDFMGLTLGMYETSTWLLGQYSDHPFANDRANSLRLTNSVQYLTPVWSGFQFGAMYGFSNLPGDINGDGRAYSFSATYAAGPLNVAAAYTEVAGTSSVLDISTLFGRPAGTVQIGGSYLRTFGVATSYRFAKTFVYAMYTQALYAGVRGQNVQNALFRNGELGLTYSLTPYVTAGAGYTLTTLGSTKLHQVSTTLDYAFSKRTDVYAMFLAEHAQGNSVHASIIGIGGSSSPNQLVADIGIRHKF; from the coding sequence ATGTCCAGACGATTCCTCTCACGCCCACCTTCGCCGCGCCGCCGACTCGCCGCCGCGTGCCTGTCCGCCTGCGTCGCGCTCGGCGCGGGCGCCGCGCACGCCCAAAGCGCCGTCACGCTCTACGGCATCGTCGATGCCGGTATCGGCTACGTCAGCAATGTCGGCGGCAAGACCCAGGTGCTCGCCACCAACTCGATCATGCAGGCGAACCGGCTGGGCTTTCGCGGCAGCGAAGACCTGGGCGGCGGCACCAAGGCGATCTTCACGCTCGAAAACGGCTACAGCACCACCACGGGCGCGCTCGGACAAGGCGGCAAGCTGTTCGGGCGCCAGGCGTTCGTCGGCCTGAAAGACGACCGCTACGGCACGCTCACGCTCGGCAACCAGTACGACTTCATGGGCTTGACGCTCGGCATGTACGAAACGTCCACGTGGTTGCTCGGCCAATATTCCGACCACCCGTTCGCGAACGACCGCGCGAACTCGCTGCGCCTCACCAACTCCGTGCAGTACCTCACCCCGGTATGGTCGGGCTTCCAGTTCGGGGCAATGTACGGCTTCTCGAACCTGCCCGGCGACATCAACGGCGACGGCCGCGCATACAGCTTTTCCGCGACCTACGCCGCGGGACCGTTGAACGTCGCGGCGGCCTATACCGAAGTCGCGGGCACGAGTTCGGTGCTCGATATCTCGACGCTGTTCGGGCGGCCCGCGGGCACGGTCCAGATCGGCGGCAGCTATCTGCGCACGTTCGGCGTGGCGACGAGCTACCGCTTCGCCAAAACCTTCGTCTATGCGATGTACACGCAGGCGCTGTATGCGGGCGTGCGCGGCCAGAACGTGCAGAACGCGCTGTTCCGCAACGGCGAACTCGGCCTGACCTACTCGCTCACGCCCTATGTCACGGCAGGCGCGGGTTACACACTCACCACGCTCGGCTCGACCAAACTGCATCAGGTCAGCACCACGCTCGACTACGCCTTCTCCAAGCGTACGGACGTCTACGCGATGTTCCTCGCCGAACACGCGCAAGGCAACAGCGTGCACGCCTCCATCATCGGCATCGGCGGCTCGTCGAGCCCGAACCAGCTGGTTGCCGACATCGGCATTCGCCACAAGTTCTGA
- a CDS encoding pyridoxal phosphate-dependent aminotransferase — protein MKLAKRITETSKKSYGMYDQAARLPGDTSDLIHLELGRPHADTPLPIKQATIDALLAGDVHYSDMRGIPALRRALAAKLREDNALDVTEDDVLVTSGLTHASFAAFFSLIDEGDEVILLAPFYPQHVGKIELAGGKPVIVDLDRDHGFSIDASAIEAAITPRTKAIVLVNPANPTGRVYSRAELEALADVAIRHDLVVISDEVYEAIVYDAARHISLASLPGMRERTITMLAFTKSYAMDGWRLGFMTAPPEVMPALLKITANDVTHVNTFIQAGALAAVTGPRAMLQTLVDEDRAKRDLVVESLNGMRGVTCRAPEGTIYAFADIRATGLSAQHCAERLLVEARVVVEAGSFYGAAGEGHLRVCFGSDSKARIAEAMTRMKRFFDALA, from the coding sequence ATGAAACTCGCCAAACGCATCACCGAAACTTCGAAAAAATCCTATGGCATGTACGACCAGGCGGCGCGGCTGCCGGGCGACACGTCCGACCTCATCCATCTCGAACTCGGCCGTCCTCATGCCGACACGCCGCTGCCGATCAAGCAGGCCACCATCGACGCCTTGCTCGCGGGAGACGTGCACTACAGCGACATGCGCGGCATTCCCGCGCTGCGTCGCGCGCTTGCGGCCAAGCTGCGCGAGGACAACGCCCTCGACGTGACCGAAGACGACGTGCTCGTCACGAGCGGCCTCACGCATGCCTCGTTCGCGGCATTTTTCTCGCTGATCGATGAAGGCGACGAAGTGATTCTGCTCGCGCCGTTTTATCCGCAGCACGTGGGCAAGATCGAGTTGGCGGGCGGCAAGCCCGTGATCGTCGATCTCGATCGCGACCACGGTTTCTCGATCGACGCGAGCGCGATCGAAGCCGCCATCACGCCGCGCACCAAAGCTATCGTGCTCGTCAATCCCGCGAATCCCACGGGCCGCGTGTACAGCCGCGCCGAACTCGAGGCACTCGCCGATGTCGCGATTCGCCACGATCTCGTGGTGATCTCGGACGAAGTGTACGAAGCCATCGTCTACGACGCGGCCCGTCATATCAGCCTTGCCTCGCTGCCGGGCATGCGCGAGCGCACGATCACGATGCTCGCGTTCACCAAGTCGTATGCCATGGACGGCTGGCGTCTCGGCTTCATGACGGCGCCGCCCGAGGTGATGCCCGCGCTGCTCAAGATCACGGCCAACGACGTCACGCACGTGAACACCTTCATTCAGGCCGGTGCGCTCGCGGCGGTCACGGGGCCGCGCGCGATGCTGCAAACGCTGGTGGACGAAGATCGCGCGAAGCGCGATCTCGTCGTGGAAAGCCTCAATGGCATGCGCGGCGTAACGTGCCGCGCGCCCGAAGGCACGATCTACGCGTTCGCCGATATCCGCGCGACGGGACTTTCAGCGCAGCATTGTGCGGAGCGTCTGCTGGTGGAAGCGCGCGTGGTGGTGGAGGCGGGCAGCTTCTATGGCGCGGCGGGCGAAGGGCACTTGCGCGTCTGTTTCGGTTCGGATTCGAAGGCGCGTATTGCCGAAGCCATGACGCGCATGAAGCGCTTTTTCGACGCGCTTGCCTGA